In Neomonachus schauinslandi unplaced genomic scaffold, ASM220157v2 HiC_scaffold_994, whole genome shotgun sequence, a single genomic region encodes these proteins:
- the LOC110574258 gene encoding coiled-coil domain-containing protein 71L translates to MRRSVKRRRRRPPAAPAPAARGGGFRAGGGAELEAREEKVVYSRSQLSLADSTKALGDAFKLFMPRSTEFMSSDAELWSFLCSLKHQFSPHILRSKDVYGYSSCRALVPDPPPPPAARGQTRR, encoded by the coding sequence ATGCGGCGCAGCGTGAAGAGGCGGCGGCGCCGGCCCCcggcggccccggccccggctgCCCGGGGCGGCGGCTTTAGGGCCGGAGGAGGGGCCGAGCTGGAGGCGCGGGAGGAGAAGGTGGTGTACTCGCGGTCGCAACTGTCGCTGGCCGACAGCACCAAGGCACTGGGCGACGCCTTCAAGCTGTTCATGCCCCGCAGCACGGAGTTCATGAGCTCGGACGCGGAGCTCTGGAGCTTCCTCTGCAGCCTCAAGCACCAGTTCTCCCCGCACATCCTGCGCAGCAAGGACGTCTACGGCTACTCCTCCTGCCGGGCCCTGGTCCCCgaccccccgccgccccccgccgcccgcgGCCAGACGCGCAGG